Genomic window (Candidatus Omnitrophota bacterium):
AATTTCCGAAGCCAGGGCGGGCCTAAAAAATAGAAATCCGACAAACAATATTAGCCCAATTAAAAGGATTAGTCCATCAAAAAAATTAATCTTTAAATCCAGGGCCATTAGATATAGAAGGAACGCCGCGCCGATCATTATTGGAAGCTCTCTTCTTAAAATCCTTCTTTCTATCTTCAGGGGAGAAACCAGCGCTGTCAGGCCCAACACCAGGCCGATATTGGCAATGTTACTGCCGATAACATCACCCAGGGCAATATCAGCCGCGCCCTTGATAACCGCCACTATGCTTACTGCGGCCTCAGGAGCAGATGTTCCGAATGCGATAAAGGTAAGGGCGATAACAACCGGCTTTATACCCATAGCCCCGGCAAAGTTTGAAGAACCGCGGACCAGCCAGCCGGCTCCGGTTATTAATAATACCAGGCCGAAAATAAAAACAATAGACTGCGTAAGCACGTTGAATATAATACTCTCTTAGGCAAAATAAGTCAATTTTTTGTTTCGAAATTTAAAAAACTATGATATACTTTTTATGACGTAATTTTTTGTGAAAAAACACAAACAGCTGGAGACTTTATGATAAAATTTAAAGGAAAGCTATTGGTTATTGGTTGCGGTTCTGTTTCTCAATGCGCTATTCCGCTGATACTTGAGCTGATCGAAATGCCCCCCCAAAAAATCACCGTTATAGATTTTGTTGACAACCGCTCGCGGGTTAAAAATGCCTTGGCTAAAGGGGTAAACTATGTCCTAACGAAAGTAACCTCTGACAATTACAGCCAACTGCTTAAAAAATACGCAGGCCCTGGCGATATGATCATTGATCTTGCCTGGAATATTGATTGTAATACCATGCTCCAATGGTGCCGGGACAACCAGGTGTTATACGCAAATACTTCTGTCGAAGAGTGGAACCCTTACAAGGATTCCGAGCGCAATGACCCGACTAAATATACCCTCTATTCCCGGCATATGATACTCCGTGAAATGATAGCCAGGTGGGGGAATAATACCGGAACCACTTCTATTGTTGACCACGGAGCCAACCCCGGGCTTGTATCGCATTTTACCAAGTACGCCCTGATAGACATTGCCAAAAAGATTTTAAAAGAAAAACCTAACGACCCAAGAAAAAGTAATTTGGAAAATGCACTGCAGGATAAAAATTTTGCAAAACTGGCCCAGCTCCAAGGAGTTAAGACCATTCACATCAGCGAGCGGGACACACAGATTACCGACAAACCCAAGCAGGTAAATGAATTTGTCAACACATGGAGCATTGAGGGTTTTTTTGAGGAGGGAATTGCCCCGGCAGAATTAGGCTGGGGAACGCACGAGCGTTATGTTCCTCAAAATGCTTATTTTCACCAGGTCGGCCCGAAAAACCAGATCTGCCTTAGTTCGATCGGCATGAAAACATGGGTGCGTTCCTGGGTCCCTTGCGGAGAAATTACCGGAATGGTTATCCGCCACGGAGAAGCATTCAGTATTTCCGACCGGCTCACGGTCTGGAAAAACGGAAAAGCTGTTTACCGGCCGACGGTTCATTATGCATACTGCCCATGCAATGCCGCTGTTAACTCATTGCTGGAGCTTGAAATGAGACAGTACAACCTGCAAGAAAAACAGAGGATAATGAACGATGAAATTATCGACGGCCGCGACGAACTCGGAGTGCTTCTGATGGGGCATGATTTTAAATCATGGTGGTGCGGCAGCCTGCTTGATATCCATAAAGCACGGAGGCTCGTCCCCCACCAGCAGGCAACTACTCTCCAGGTAGCAATTTCTGTGGTAGCAGCTGCTGTCTGGATGATCAAAAATCCAAAAAGAGGATTCTTGCTGCCCGACGATGTAGACCACGAAGAAATATTAAACACCTCCCTGCCCTATATAAAACCTTTTATCTCAAAAGCAGTTGACTGGACACCGCTAAAGAATCTGAATACAAAATTCACCAAGTTTGACATTTCCCGGCCCAAACACGAAGATGTCTGGCAGTTTACAACGTTTTTGGCCAATGCAAAAGAAAGGTTAAACGCTTATGACCCCGATGCAAAACAGCCTGAGCTTAAAATCGATAAAGCCTAAACTTAACGCAGCAAACACCGGGAACGGCGCTGGTGGAATTGGAAGCATTATCAGGAAAATGTTAAAAAAACACCGCACGCCCCTGATGTTGATCAAGCGCCGCGTCCTTGAAAAACAGTACAAGCGTTTTCGTAAATGCCTGCCTGATGTTACGCCTTACTATGCCATAAAAGCCAACCCCCATCCCGGCGTGATCAGAAAATTCATCAAGCTCGGGGCTGGTTTTGACGTGGCAAGCGCTGCCGAAGCAAAAAAAGTTTTGGATCTTGGCGCTTCGGCGGAAAAAATCATCTTTGCTAATACTATTAAAACTCCCGAAGACATTATATTTGCCCGAAAGCGCAAGGTTAATCTTATAACCTTTGACAATGAGCCGGAGCTTTATAAACTTGCAAAACATTACCCCGGCGCACGTGTACTTGTCCGTATTAAAGTAGCAAATTCAGGGAGCATAGTGGAGCTTTCCCTTAAATTTGGCGCAGATCCGGAACATGCATTTCTTCTTCTACACAAGGCAAAGACCATGGGTTTAGTGCCGATGGGTATCAGCTTTCATGTGGGTTCTCAGGCTACCAACGTTGAAAACTATTTGCAGGCACTTGAGATTTCAGCCGGTATTTTTAAAAAAGCAAAAGAAAACGGGCTGGAGTTAAAGATTATGGACATTGGAGGGGGTTTTCCAATTCAACACTTTGACAATGAAACCGGAATAAATTTTGAAAGAATGGCCTGTCAGATAAAGCGTCCAATGAAGGCCTTGTTCGATAAAGGTGTTAAATTTATTGCTGAACCGGGACGATTTTTAGTCGGGCCGGCTGGAATTTTAACTACGCAGGTTATAGGGAGGACATTCCGCAACAACAAAAATTATTACTACCTTAATGACGGCATTTATGCTGATTTTTCCGGTATGGTATTCGATCACTGCAAATATGAATTTAAGACGTTAAGGCGGGGCCAAAAATTTTTAAGCACACTTGCCGGACCTACCTGCGACTCTTTTGATACTCTTGCCCTGAATGAAGAAATCCCCGAACTCTATGTAGGCGATGTGGTTTACGTAAAAAATATCGGCGCCTACTCCTGCGCTAGCGCCACCGCCGGCTTCAACGGCTTCCCTCCGGCAAAAATTGTTATGGTCTGATCTTACGGGTTAGCTGTTGTTGTATGTGGTGGGTAAATATTGACGTTATGACGATTTTGGTTAGATTGCTTCGGGCACTGCGTGCCCTCGCAATGACGATGGCGGAGAGGCAGGGATTCGAACCCTGGGTACGGAAAACCGTACACGTGCTCTCCAGGCACGCGCGCTAAACCGGGCTACGCGACCTCTCCAATAAAAACATAATCCCGAAGTTTCGGAATTATTTGTCTGAAGGAATAAAGAACATCTCCTGTCTTTTCTTCTTAAAGAATTCCTTTAACAGCTGGCCGCTTTCTTCAGCCAAAACACCTTTTTTTACTTTTATCCTGTGATTTAATTTTTTATTACTAGTAATATCAAACACTGACCCGCAGGCACCGGTCTTGGGGTC
Coding sequences:
- a CDS encoding saccharopine dehydrogenase C-terminal domain-containing protein, which encodes MIKFKGKLLVIGCGSVSQCAIPLILELIEMPPQKITVIDFVDNRSRVKNALAKGVNYVLTKVTSDNYSQLLKKYAGPGDMIIDLAWNIDCNTMLQWCRDNQVLYANTSVEEWNPYKDSERNDPTKYTLYSRHMILREMIARWGNNTGTTSIVDHGANPGLVSHFTKYALIDIAKKILKEKPNDPRKSNLENALQDKNFAKLAQLQGVKTIHISERDTQITDKPKQVNEFVNTWSIEGFFEEGIAPAELGWGTHERYVPQNAYFHQVGPKNQICLSSIGMKTWVRSWVPCGEITGMVIRHGEAFSISDRLTVWKNGKAVYRPTVHYAYCPCNAAVNSLLELEMRQYNLQEKQRIMNDEIIDGRDELGVLLMGHDFKSWWCGSLLDIHKARRLVPHQQATTLQVAISVVAAAVWMIKNPKRGFLLPDDVDHEEILNTSLPYIKPFISKAVDWTPLKNLNTKFTKFDISRPKHEDVWQFTTFLANAKERLNAYDPDAKQPELKIDKA
- a CDS encoding type III PLP-dependent enzyme, with protein sequence MLKKHRTPLMLIKRRVLEKQYKRFRKCLPDVTPYYAIKANPHPGVIRKFIKLGAGFDVASAAEAKKVLDLGASAEKIIFANTIKTPEDIIFARKRKVNLITFDNEPELYKLAKHYPGARVLVRIKVANSGSIVELSLKFGADPEHAFLLLHKAKTMGLVPMGISFHVGSQATNVENYLQALEISAGIFKKAKENGLELKIMDIGGGFPIQHFDNETGINFERMACQIKRPMKALFDKGVKFIAEPGRFLVGPAGILTTQVIGRTFRNNKNYYYLNDGIYADFSGMVFDHCKYEFKTLRRGQKFLSTLAGPTCDSFDTLALNEEIPELYVGDVVYVKNIGAYSCASATAGFNGFPPAKIVMV